One Sander vitreus isolate 19-12246 chromosome 23, sanVit1, whole genome shotgun sequence DNA window includes the following coding sequences:
- the rps16 gene encoding small ribosomal subunit protein uS9 — translation MPAKGPLQSVQVFGRKKTATAVAHCKRGNGLIKVNGRPLDMVEPATLQYKLLEPVLLLGKERFAGVDIRVRVKGGGHVAQVYAIRQAISKSLVAYYQKYVDEASKKEIKDILIQYDRTLLVADPRRCESKKFGGPGARARYQKSYR, via the exons ATGCCAGCTAAAGGTCCTTTGCAGTCTGTCCAGGTTTTTGGACGCAAA AAAACCGCCACAGCAGTTGCCCATTGCAAGAGGGGGAATGGCCTGATCAAGGTGAACGGCAGACCCCTGGATATGGTGGAGCCTGCCACCCTCCAGTATAAG CTTCTGGAGCCAGTGCTGTTGCTGGGAAAGGAGCGTTTTGCTGGAGTTGACATCAGAGTCAGAGTGAAGGGTGGTGGACATGTTGCACAGGTCTATG CAATCCGTCAGGCCATCTCCAAATCCCTGGTTGCCTACTACCAGAAGT ATGTAGATGAGGCCTCCAAGAAGGAGATCAAGGACATCCTGATCCAGTACGACAGGACCCTGCTGGTTGCCGATCCACGTCGCTGCGAGTCCAAGAAGTTCGGTGGACCTGGAGCTCGTGCCCGCTACCAGAAGTCCTACCGTTAA